The Virgibacillus sp. MSP4-1 genome has a segment encoding these proteins:
- a CDS encoding potassium/proton antiporter has translation MQTTVESIIFLFSLMLIIGVLTTKFSSRLGLPSLVLFLFAGMLLNQFFYFENVELTQFIGILALIIILFEGGTQTKWDHIRPVLGGAGTLATAGVLVTSFVTGLAAMYILNLSLLEGLLFGAIVGSTDAAAVFSVLGNKNIKRKLTATLEAESGSNDPMAVFLTIAFIELIQIPDRSIWLAVGDFFLQMGLGLIFGLILGKISLTVINNIKLDVSGMYPILAVGSAIFTYGLTDVFGGSGFLAVYVMAVFIGNSDLMYRFSIVRFNEGFAWMMQIIMFIFLGLLVFPGQLVDVIWEGILLALILMFIARPLAVFLCMLFFKYNVKEKLFISWAGLKGAVPIVLATYPIITGVENAQLIFNAVFFVVLFSALIQGSTLSPLANKLRLTRDDDDFDTSSLDMINLGNTDSEIIKLIVTHKSPSVEKSLIEITLPHDTLIIGIVRDETLITPTGNSIIKSGDTLYVLSHKKSREEAKQVLLGEKEKKAQQKPRKEKKKRGS, from the coding sequence ATGCAAACCACCGTTGAATCAATCATTTTTTTATTTTCCTTAATGCTAATTATTGGGGTCTTAACAACAAAATTCTCATCTCGTTTAGGGTTACCCTCTCTTGTTCTGTTCCTGTTTGCAGGAATGCTGCTAAACCAGTTTTTTTATTTTGAAAATGTAGAATTAACCCAGTTTATTGGGATTCTGGCCCTTATTATTATTCTTTTTGAAGGGGGTACCCAAACGAAATGGGATCATATTCGCCCTGTCTTGGGTGGTGCCGGTACATTGGCAACAGCCGGCGTTTTAGTCACCAGCTTCGTAACAGGACTGGCGGCGATGTATATTTTAAACCTTTCTTTACTGGAAGGGCTGCTCTTTGGCGCCATTGTCGGGTCAACAGACGCCGCTGCGGTATTTTCCGTGCTTGGTAATAAAAATATTAAACGGAAGCTTACCGCTACATTAGAAGCTGAATCAGGCTCCAACGACCCGATGGCGGTATTTTTAACCATTGCCTTCATTGAATTAATTCAAATTCCTGACCGCTCCATCTGGCTGGCAGTAGGTGACTTCTTCTTACAAATGGGGCTTGGGCTTATATTCGGGTTAATCCTGGGTAAAATCAGCTTGACCGTGATTAATAATATTAAGCTCGACGTCTCGGGGATGTATCCCATCCTTGCTGTGGGAAGTGCGATTTTTACCTATGGACTGACCGATGTCTTTGGCGGAAGCGGGTTTCTTGCTGTCTATGTAATGGCTGTTTTTATCGGGAACAGTGATTTAATGTATCGCTTTTCGATTGTGCGATTTAATGAAGGGTTTGCCTGGATGATGCAAATCATTATGTTTATCTTCCTGGGTCTTCTCGTTTTCCCGGGTCAATTAGTTGATGTCATCTGGGAAGGTATTTTATTAGCTCTGATTCTCATGTTTATAGCTCGACCACTGGCCGTATTTCTCTGTATGCTTTTCTTTAAATACAATGTGAAAGAAAAGCTCTTTATTTCCTGGGCCGGGCTAAAAGGTGCCGTTCCGATTGTCCTGGCCACCTATCCGATCATTACCGGGGTAGAAAATGCTCAGTTAATCTTTAATGCCGTCTTTTTCGTTGTGCTGTTTTCCGCTTTAATTCAGGGCAGTACCCTTTCCCCGCTGGCAAACAAACTAAGGCTTACACGTGATGACGATGACTTTGATACGTCAAGTCTGGATATGATTAATTTAGGCAATACAGATTCGGAAATCATTAAGCTGATTGTCACTCACAAGTCACCATCTGTTGAAAAATCCCTAATCGAAATCACTCTGCCCCACGATACACTCATTATCGGAATCGTAAGGGATGAAACGTTGATTACTCCAACCGGAAATTCCATTATTAAATCCGGGGACACGCTGTATGTACTTAGTCATAAGAAGAGCAGGGAAGAAGCCAAGCAGGTTTTACTAGGAGAAAAGGAAAAGAAGGCTCAGCAAAAGCCGCGTAAAGAGAAGAAAAAGCGAGGATCGTAA
- a CDS encoding BCCT family transporter, translating into MNKQHYTYRTDKPSTVFYISSILVAIFVLWGAISPGSLSNVANKALGWMITNFGWFYMLITAFFVLFVIFLAISPYGKLRLGKPDDRPEYSWFSWIGMLFAAGIGVGFVFWGVAEPVLYYLEPPVGYTPETRESAIAGLRYGSYHWALHPWAIFSIVGLTLAYVQYRKGKPALISSAFYPILGDRINGWAGKTIDILAVLATSTGVATTFGLSAMQITGGLSHLTDIPNNVWTQIVIIAIVTFLFIFSAAKGVNKGIKRLSNINLGVAGLFFLFVLIVGPTLFIAESFVTTLGGYISNVIPMSLTLTPFSESEWLGTNTIFFWAWHISWAPFMGLFIARISRGRTIREFMGGVLIVPSLLALIWFSTFGGTALNLEMYGPGGIAELVTGKVELALFATLAELPLSTITSILAVLLILIFFITSADSASYVLGAMTSRGSLNPSMGVKLVWGLLIAGTASVLLLSGGGGLTALQTASIITALPFAFIMLVMIISILITFNQDHQSVQAKKRKRQLKSMKKEFKEEFYDDMKDDVYDEVKEEVYDDVKEEVYDEIKEEVKEELIEEFDLNEQSNTNDTKNKE; encoded by the coding sequence ATGAATAAACAACATTACACCTACAGAACGGATAAGCCATCAACGGTATTTTACATTTCGTCTATTCTGGTAGCGATCTTTGTCCTTTGGGGAGCGATCTCTCCAGGTTCACTCAGCAATGTGGCAAATAAGGCACTTGGATGGATGATTACAAACTTTGGCTGGTTCTATATGCTGATTACGGCCTTTTTCGTACTTTTTGTGATTTTCCTGGCGATTAGTCCTTATGGAAAATTACGTTTAGGCAAGCCTGACGATCGACCGGAGTATTCCTGGTTCTCATGGATTGGAATGTTATTTGCTGCAGGAATAGGGGTAGGATTTGTTTTCTGGGGAGTTGCCGAACCTGTTCTTTACTACTTAGAACCACCTGTCGGGTACACTCCGGAAACAAGAGAGTCTGCAATAGCAGGACTTCGCTACGGATCCTATCACTGGGCACTGCATCCATGGGCAATCTTTTCCATAGTTGGTTTAACTCTTGCCTATGTACAATATCGAAAGGGAAAGCCCGCATTAATCAGTTCTGCTTTCTATCCTATTCTTGGAGACAGAATTAATGGCTGGGCTGGTAAAACGATCGATATTCTCGCCGTATTAGCTACAAGTACTGGGGTAGCGACAACATTTGGTTTAAGTGCGATGCAAATTACAGGTGGGCTTTCACACCTTACAGACATTCCAAACAATGTCTGGACACAAATTGTGATTATTGCCATCGTTACGTTCCTATTTATCTTTTCAGCTGCCAAAGGTGTGAATAAAGGAATTAAAAGATTAAGTAATATAAACTTAGGTGTTGCAGGCCTTTTCTTCCTCTTTGTTTTAATCGTTGGACCTACTCTATTCATTGCGGAGAGCTTCGTAACGACACTTGGGGGATACATTTCCAACGTGATTCCAATGAGCTTAACGCTTACACCATTTTCAGAAAGCGAATGGCTTGGCACAAACACGATCTTTTTCTGGGCATGGCATATATCATGGGCACCATTTATGGGGCTTTTCATCGCCCGTATTTCACGGGGACGTACAATCCGTGAGTTTATGGGAGGCGTGCTGATCGTTCCATCGCTATTAGCGCTAATCTGGTTCTCTACTTTTGGGGGAACTGCCCTGAATCTTGAAATGTATGGCCCAGGTGGCATTGCAGAGCTTGTCACAGGGAAGGTTGAACTAGCTCTATTCGCAACCTTAGCCGAGCTGCCACTAAGCACAATCACAAGTATATTAGCCGTTCTATTAATTCTGATTTTCTTCATTACTTCCGCCGATTCCGCATCATATGTACTCGGTGCTATGACATCTCGGGGAAGTTTAAATCCAAGCATGGGCGTAAAACTAGTCTGGGGCTTATTAATTGCCGGAACTGCCAGTGTATTACTATTAAGTGGTGGTGGCGGACTCACGGCTCTCCAAACAGCCTCGATTATTACTGCACTTCCTTTTGCTTTCATCATGCTGGTCATGATCATCTCCATACTGATTACATTTAATCAGGACCATCAAAGCGTACAAGCGAAGAAGCGTAAGCGACAATTAAAATCGATGAAAAAGGAATTTAAAGAAGAATTCTATGATGATATGAAAGATGATGTGTATGATGAAGTAAAAGAAGAAGTTTACGATGATGTGAAGGAAGAAGTTTATGACGAAATTAAAGAAGAGGTAAAAGAAGAGCTGATTGAGGAATTTGACCTGAACGAACAATCAAACACCAATGATACAAAGAACAAAGAATAA
- a CDS encoding tetracycline resistance MFS efflux pump, whose amino-acid sequence METKKALPILFAVMFFVMVGFGIIIPVLPFYAEELGASPTELGLLMAVYSFMQLLFAPMWGRMSDRIGRKPVIMVGILGLSLSFFFMALSTQLWMLFAARILGGFLSSANMPTVMAYVADITSEDDRGKGMGIIGASVGLGFIFGPAIGGIFSESSLTIPFYLAGASSLLTFFFVLFVLKESIHYSEESAGARKRPPLLKVLTGPLAILFILQLMMTLSLAGLEATFAYFAAETAGLGTVDLGYIFMIMGLAGAIVQGGLVGKMTKRFGEGLVIQIGAAVSAIGFFLILFVKDFFTATLFLTIFALGNGVIRPSVSSLLTKQSEMGHGNTTGVLSSMDSLGRMIGPPLGGLLYSVSIGLPYISGILLSVIAFVLYRRYSHVQAKTA is encoded by the coding sequence TTGGAAACCAAAAAAGCATTGCCAATCCTGTTTGCTGTCATGTTTTTTGTGATGGTGGGGTTCGGCATTATCATACCTGTTTTACCCTTTTACGCAGAAGAATTAGGCGCATCCCCTACTGAACTGGGACTGCTCATGGCGGTGTATTCCTTTATGCAGCTGCTTTTTGCACCCATGTGGGGACGTATGTCAGATCGGATTGGCCGAAAACCCGTGATCATGGTGGGCATTTTGGGACTTTCCTTATCCTTCTTTTTTATGGCTCTATCCACTCAGTTATGGATGCTGTTTGCTGCCAGGATTTTAGGAGGATTTCTATCTTCAGCGAACATGCCTACCGTTATGGCTTATGTAGCTGATATCACTTCTGAGGACGATCGAGGCAAAGGCATGGGAATCATTGGAGCCTCTGTTGGACTTGGCTTCATTTTCGGTCCGGCAATTGGAGGAATTTTTTCAGAATCAAGCCTGACGATTCCGTTTTATTTAGCTGGAGCCTCCTCCTTGCTTACCTTCTTTTTTGTGCTGTTTGTCCTTAAAGAATCCATTCATTATAGCGAGGAAAGTGCAGGCGCTCGAAAACGGCCACCTTTACTAAAAGTATTGACAGGTCCACTTGCCATTCTGTTTATTCTTCAATTGATGATGACTTTATCGCTGGCTGGATTAGAAGCAACATTTGCCTATTTTGCGGCAGAAACAGCCGGACTCGGGACTGTGGATTTAGGCTATATTTTTATGATCATGGGCCTTGCCGGAGCCATTGTTCAGGGTGGGTTAGTCGGAAAGATGACGAAGCGCTTCGGGGAGGGGCTTGTGATTCAAATCGGAGCGGCCGTCTCTGCAATTGGATTTTTCCTTATATTATTTGTGAAAGATTTTTTCACAGCTACCTTGTTTCTAACGATTTTTGCATTGGGAAATGGCGTGATTCGTCCTAGTGTCTCATCTCTGTTAACAAAGCAATCGGAAATGGGTCATGGCAATACAACTGGAGTACTGTCATCGATGGATTCCCTGGGGCGAATGATCGGCCCTCCTCTAGGCGGTCTGCTCTATTCCGTTTCCATAGGTCTGCCATATATATCCGGCATCCTTTTGTCCGTCATTGCTTTTGTCTTGTATCGCCGCTATTCGCACGTTCAGGCAAAGACGGCTTAA
- a CDS encoding immunoglobulin-like domain-containing protein codes for MNTRLLLFMGLFSFAFIFLSSCGAGDPINISDGPVPIQDIESSSDGLTLSFSKSTFTESPDEIRTSIENDTNQKCKYGTYYSIERLHQNQWYRVVYPDEIFLNYPDFHDRGLLLKPVSQEDQTFSLKRLDIDLPPGTYRLVKTLLCPAVDGKEIALARSFQVKED; via the coding sequence ATGAATACCAGATTACTATTATTCATGGGTCTGTTTTCTTTTGCGTTTATTTTTCTCAGTTCATGTGGAGCTGGTGACCCCATCAACATATCAGATGGCCCGGTTCCTATACAGGATATAGAGTCATCGTCTGATGGATTAACCCTCTCATTTAGCAAAAGTACTTTTACGGAATCACCAGATGAAATCAGGACCTCCATTGAAAATGATACGAATCAGAAATGCAAATATGGGACCTATTACAGTATAGAGCGGCTGCATCAGAATCAGTGGTATCGTGTTGTTTATCCGGATGAGATATTTTTAAATTACCCTGACTTTCATGATCGGGGATTATTATTAAAACCAGTCAGTCAGGAAGACCAGACCTTTTCGCTTAAGCGTCTGGATATCGACCTCCCGCCCGGAACTTACCGGCTCGTAAAAACGCTGCTGTGTCCTGCAGTAGATGGAAAAGAAATTGCTTTGGCACGCTCTTTTCAAGTGAAGGAGGATTGA
- a CDS encoding CoA pyrophosphatase has translation MNSGDILKKVQQHEPSVLGNERFSKSSVLLPLIRKDDDIYILFEVRSHQLKRQPGEICFPGGRIDQTDDSEQAAAIRETTEELGIGESEIKDVYPLDYMVSPFGMIVYAHAGWIDSLDNLNPNPEEVEEIFMVPLTFFMENEPDVYHVDVKVKPEAGFPFELITGGKNYKWRTSKIDEYFYVYDQKVIWGLTAKILSHFIELIRR, from the coding sequence ATGAATTCTGGAGATATTTTAAAAAAGGTGCAGCAGCATGAGCCTTCTGTATTAGGCAATGAACGTTTTTCAAAATCCTCTGTTTTACTGCCTCTTATTCGTAAAGATGACGATATTTATATCCTCTTTGAAGTCCGTTCTCATCAGCTAAAACGGCAGCCTGGGGAAATTTGTTTTCCCGGGGGCAGAATTGATCAAACCGATGATTCAGAACAGGCTGCGGCGATTCGGGAAACAACGGAGGAGCTGGGGATTGGTGAATCAGAAATTAAGGATGTGTATCCGCTTGATTACATGGTCTCTCCATTCGGAATGATTGTATATGCCCATGCCGGTTGGATTGATTCGTTAGACAACCTGAATCCGAATCCTGAAGAGGTGGAGGAGATATTTATGGTACCGCTGACCTTTTTTATGGAAAATGAACCAGATGTTTATCACGTGGATGTGAAGGTGAAGCCGGAAGCAGGTTTTCCCTTTGAATTAATCACAGGGGGTAAAAATTATAAGTGGCGGACGAGTAAAATAGATGAGTATTTTTACGTTTATGATCAAAAAGTGATATGGGGACTGACGGCAAAAATTCTATCCCATTTTATTGAACTGATTCGCCGCTGA
- a CDS encoding peptide MFS transporter, protein MSEISKQEIVDSVPQKGFFGHPKGLFTLFFTEFWERFSYYGMRAILLYYMYYGVTQGGLGLDRTTALSIMSIYGSLVYMSGIIGGWLADRIFGTRKAIFYGGILIMLGHIALAIPGSVALFFISMVLIVLGTGLLKPNVSSVVGDIYSEKDERRDAGFSIFYMGINLGAVLAPWITGSLMDYSFHLGFSMAAIGMFIGLILFMITGKGFLGLAGTQVANPLSGEEKKKVYTAIGTGVVLIAILCAIAIPAGYLTIDAFVALVGILGILLPIIYFTRMYRSPNTTSVERSRLIAYIPLFIASVMFWAIQEQGSTILANYADQRTQLNFLGIELEPAWFQSLNPMFIIVLAPVFAWMWVKLGNRQPSIPKKFSLGLLFAGLSFIVILIPGYMAGTDSLVNPMWLVLSYFIVVLGELCLSPVGLSATTKLAPRAFSAQTMSLWFLSNAAAQAINAQVVKFYTAENEILYFGTIGGVAIALSIILFAFSPKIQTFMKGVH, encoded by the coding sequence ATGTCAGAAATATCTAAACAGGAAATTGTAGATAGTGTTCCTCAAAAGGGATTCTTCGGACATCCTAAGGGCTTATTTACACTATTCTTTACCGAATTCTGGGAACGTTTCTCCTACTACGGAATGAGAGCGATCCTTCTCTATTATATGTATTACGGGGTTACCCAAGGTGGTTTAGGACTGGATCGAACCACAGCATTATCCATTATGTCCATTTACGGATCATTAGTCTATATGTCAGGAATTATTGGAGGATGGCTGGCCGACCGTATTTTCGGAACCAGGAAGGCCATTTTTTATGGTGGAATCCTGATTATGCTCGGACATATTGCCTTGGCTATACCTGGAAGCGTCGCACTGTTCTTCATCTCTATGGTTCTTATCGTGCTTGGTACAGGACTATTGAAGCCTAACGTATCCAGTGTTGTTGGAGATATTTACAGTGAAAAAGATGAACGCCGTGATGCCGGATTCAGTATTTTCTATATGGGAATTAACTTAGGTGCCGTTCTGGCTCCATGGATTACCGGATCCCTAATGGACTATAGCTTCCACTTAGGATTCAGTATGGCCGCGATTGGAATGTTTATTGGACTTATTCTATTTATGATTACAGGAAAAGGATTTCTTGGTTTAGCGGGTACACAGGTTGCCAATCCGTTATCCGGGGAAGAGAAGAAAAAAGTTTACACGGCTATCGGTACAGGAGTAGTTCTTATTGCGATTCTTTGTGCGATTGCCATTCCAGCCGGTTATTTAACGATTGATGCCTTTGTTGCTCTGGTAGGTATTCTGGGTATTCTGCTTCCGATTATTTACTTTACAAGAATGTATCGAAGCCCAAATACCACAAGTGTTGAGCGTTCACGTTTAATTGCCTATATCCCGCTATTTATTGCGTCCGTTATGTTCTGGGCCATTCAGGAGCAGGGATCTACCATTCTTGCTAACTATGCCGACCAGCGAACCCAGCTCAACTTCTTAGGAATTGAACTTGAGCCTGCATGGTTCCAGTCATTGAATCCTATGTTTATTATTGTGTTGGCGCCTGTATTTGCCTGGATGTGGGTGAAACTGGGAAATCGTCAGCCAAGCATTCCAAAGAAATTCTCTCTTGGTCTATTATTTGCCGGTTTATCCTTCATCGTTATCCTTATCCCGGGTTACATGGCTGGTACAGATTCACTTGTTAATCCTATGTGGCTTGTATTAAGTTACTTTATAGTTGTACTTGGTGAGCTTTGCTTGTCTCCTGTAGGATTATCAGCGACTACAAAACTGGCACCACGAGCTTTCTCAGCACAAACAATGAGCTTATGGTTCCTTTCCAACGCAGCAGCGCAGGCCATCAACGCTCAAGTCGTAAAATTCTATACTGCAGAAAATGAAATTCTTTACTTCGGTACCATTGGCGGAGTGGCGATTGCTTTAAGTATTATTCTTTTCGCCTTCTCTCCAAAAATTCAAACCTTTATGAAAGGTGTTCATTAA